The genomic region TTTCTATAATTCTATTAGTTACTTTATCCAAAAAATACCGATCATGAGTAATCAGCAGCAAAGCTCCTCGAAACCGATTTAAGTAACTTTGTAGCCATTCTACAGATAAAGCATCCAGATGGTTTGTTGGTTCATCCATAAGTAAAACATCTGGTTGAGCTAATAGTGCTGTGGCTAAGGCTATACGTTTTCTATAACCCCCGGACAAGGTTCCAACTTTCACCTCAAAGTCACCAATTCCCAATTTCGTGAGAATAATTTTAGCATTGGTTTCTAATTCCCAGGCCCCAGTAGCATCCATGCGCTGCATTACTTCTGACAACCTGGACATTAATAATGTATCCTCGGGATAATGGGCTAATTTATCTGAAAGTTCTTCATACTCCTTCACTAATTTCGTATGTTCACCACTATCCATAAATATCTGTTCTAAAACTGTCAAGTTTTCATCTATATCTGGCTGTTGTGGTAGATAGATAATTTTTGCACCAGAGTTAGTCAGAATTTGTCCCCCATCTATTGGCTCTATTCCCGCTATCATCTTTAATAATGTAGATTTACCAGAACCATTAGTACCAATCAGACCTACTTTCTCTGTCCCATCTATACTAAAGGTCGCTTCTTTTAATATCTCTTTAATACCAAAGTCTTTTTTAACTGATTGTAGTGTAATTAAGCTCATATAGTTTAGCAGTTCTTAATTCGATTAAGCATAAATATTTATAGCTGTTCCCATTTCCCATTCCCCCTAAACCACAAATAAATCAAGGGGTAAATGTCCATACATTTCATTCACACCACCAGGATAGTTGGATTGACAGGAAACTAAGACTCCACGATGATGTCCCACATAACTATCTAAGTAGCATAGTCCATTTTTACCGTTTAATTTGATATACACTGGTCCTTCTGGATGAGGTAAATCATCCGGTGCTTGATAACCAAAAGCGTGAGAATAGGTTTTCATAGCTAATATTCCCTGTTCAACATTATCAGCACAAATGCCTAAAATCTGATAGTCAGACCGTTTTGTCATCAGGATGATTGCTTCCCGAGTTAGGGCTTTCTCCAGGGGTTTGAGAACCGGTGCTATATCTAAGCAGTTAAATTTGTTTAGGATCTTTTTCGCTTCTGCTACGGTCAGGTTTGTAGGATTAGATATTGACATACGGCAATCCGGTTGTAAGTTGACTGGTTAAATTCAAAGAGTGAACAGGGGGTTCCAAAAGGTGGTATGGTCTCACATCTTATATATTCTACAAATTATCCTATGTTTAGGCGATCGCTTGGTGCTGTGTAATTCTTAGTTAGTTGGGCGCACCGTTCATGTTAGAATAGTTAACACTTAATTTTCTCCCGATTATGTTTAACAATCCAAACCCGCAAACAAGTAATAGCAAGTGGCATAAACAGCTAGATAAGTTCGTCAAAGAAAATCAGCAGGAGTTAGCGGCCTTATTTTGGGGTTTGTGGTTAGAAAATGGCAATAGTCAGGGGACTATTGGTATTGATTTAAAGCCTCATCCTCACTTTGTCTATTGTCCTCAAGAAGCAGTGGAAAAATTAAATGAACGGGTTGAAAAACGACTCCAAGAACTTTTGGGAATCATAGATAATAATAACCCAGAAACGGAGGTTTTAATGATTGGGATTGGCCAAGGAGAAATTAAGTTGATTCAGTTTGTTCCTGAATCGTCACCCCGCACATGCTTTGAACGGGTGAACCAAGATGTGGATACTCTATTAGAGTTGTTGGAGCAGAAAATGATTGAGCAGATAGCGGTTTAATTACCTAACTTTCCTGTTCATCAAAACATTTACGCATAGCACAATATAATATATTCAACACGGAGAATATAATGCACAGAAAACGTCTCACTGATCTTCTACAAGAGGAAGTTCAAAATTTCACTCCCCCCTCGGATAAATCTGTGGTTGAAACTACGGACAAACAGGTTCCGGATCTGGAACTGGCTGGAGATGGATCTAACTCTGTCACCATATCTGTGTCAAGTAATTCCACCAGTGATAATTCTAATGGTCTGCACTGGGGAATTACAGTACAAGAACTTCAGGAATCCCTAAACAGATACCATGTACGAGAAACTGCTATGCAGCAGGAAATCAGTGAGTTGAAGAACGCCTTATCAGAACAAAGGTCTCTATCGGAGAAATTGGGTAAGGAACTCTACGAGACGAAAAAAACCGCTCTAAA from Cylindrospermopsis curvispora GIHE-G1 harbors:
- a CDS encoding DUF1824 family protein, whose product is MSISNPTNLTVAEAKKILNKFNCLDIAPVLKPLEKALTREAIILMTKRSDYQILGICADNVEQGILAMKTYSHAFGYQAPDDLPHPEGPVYIKLNGKNGLCYLDSYVGHHRGVLVSCQSNYPGGVNEMYGHLPLDLFVV
- the ccmS gene encoding beta-carboxysome assembly chaperone CcmS, yielding MFNNPNPQTSNSKWHKQLDKFVKENQQELAALFWGLWLENGNSQGTIGIDLKPHPHFVYCPQEAVEKLNERVEKRLQELLGIIDNNNPETEVLMIGIGQGEIKLIQFVPESSPRTCFERVNQDVDTLLELLEQKMIEQIAV